CCGCGTCGACCGCCTGCAGGTGGAGCGTCGAGAGCTCGACCGTCACCACCAGAACGCGCGCATCAGGTTCGGAGCGGACGATGTGCCTGGCACTGCGCAGCGCGGTGACCGCGGCGTAGCAACCCATGAAACCGACGAGCAGCCGCTCGACCGACGAATCAAGTCCCAGCGCGCGGGCGATGCGCTGGTCGATTCCCGGCGCGACGAACCCGGTGCAGCTGGCGACGACGAGGTGGGTGATGCCGGTCAGGTCGGCCCGGCGCGACAGGTCGGCCACGGCCTGCAACGCCAGCGCCGGCGCGGCATCGGCATAGATCGCCATTCGCGCAGCGGTGCCGGGCAGGACCGCATCGGCATAGAAGCCGTCAGCCGCGACGGGCGAGCCACCGGTATCGGTCGGCGGCAGGACCGACCAGCGATGCTCGATCCCCGACCGCGCCGCCATTCGCGCGAAGACCGCAGTGGTCCGGGGATCGGTCAGCCGGCGTGCGGCCCAGTCGATGAAGGCTTGGTGGATGTCATGATCCGGGACGGCGGTCCCGATCGCGGCGAGGTGCGCGGTGGCTGACGTACGATCAGTCCTTCCACGCCCACCAGAGCTGGGCTGGCGGCACGTTCCACCATTCCATCGCCTGGTCGATGCGGTCGAAATGCGGAGTCAGGAAATTCTTAACCCGCGGATTGAACTGATAGACCAGGAACGCGCCGCCGGGGCGGATGACGCGCTGGGTGGCTTCCGCGATCGTGTCGCCCACGCCCGGCGGCAGGGTGGAAAAGGGCAGGCCCGACAGCACGAAATCGGCGGATTCGGCGCCGTGGTCGGCCACGATCTGCCCGACATCGGCGGCCGACCCATGAACTGCGGAGAAGCGCGAGTCGCGAATGCCGTCGCGCAGATAGCCCACGAAGTCCGGGTTGGTATCGATCGCGATCAGCTGCGCATCGGGCGCCAATCGGTCGAGGATGTGGCCGCAGAAGGTGCCGACGCCCGGACCATATTCGACGAACACCTTGCAGTTCGCCCAGTCGACGGGGCCCAGCATGCGCGCGATCAGCCGGTCGGACGACGGCATGACCGAACCGACCATCACCGGATGCTTCAGAAACCCACGGAAGAACATTCCCCAGGGGGAAGGCCGACCGGCGTGGCGCTTGCGCAGCTGCGCCGCAGTCGTGGCCGATGAGTTCATGGAAATCCCTGTAAGCAACCTGAAGTCCGGGCAGCGTGCGTTGCAAGTTTGCGGGCAGTTTGCAAGCACATGCATGCGGGGACGAAGCGCGCAGGTCGCGGAAAGGTTGCGTTGGTGCGGCCATCCGACCAGGGTCGTGCGGGCAATGTCCGTCCGTCCCGCCCGTCTCGATCGCACCTTTGGCCTGATGTTCGCGGTGATGCTGGTGCTCGCCGCGGGCAACACCGCCTTGCAGTCCGTCCTGCCCGCGCTCGGCCGGTCGCTGCGGGTGGCCGATGGGGCGGTGGCCGCAGCCTTTTCGGTTTCGGCGCTCGCCTGGGTGGTGTGCGCGCCGCTATGGGCCAATCGATCCGATCGCTACGGGCGCCGGGCGATGGTGCTGCTCGGGCTTGCCGGGTTCACCGCGTCGCTGGGACTGTGCGGGCTGTTCCTGATGGCAGGCATCAACGGCTGGATCGGCGGTACGGCAGCGTTCGCAGCCTTCGTCGCCGGGCGGATGCTGTACGGCATCTTCGGGTCGGCGGCGCCGCCGGCGGTGCAGGCGATCGTCGCCGGACGGACGACGCGCGAAGAGCGCACCCGGGCGCTCGCCCTGCTCGCCTCCGCCTTTGGGCTGGGAACGATCCTGGGCCCGGCGATCGCCCCCTATCTGGTCATCAGGCAGGTCGGCCGTATCGAGATCGGCCTCGCCGGGCCCGCCTTCTTCGCAGTGCTGATCGGGGCGGGGATGCTGGCGGCAGTCGCGACGATGCTGCCGCGCGACAGTCTGGGCGGGCATGGCGCGGCGTCGGCCTATCCCTCGATCGGCGGGCAATCGACCGGCGCCAGCGTCACCGCGGCAACTTCGGCGGCGGGCGAACGCGTCGGCTATTTCGATCCGCGCATCCGGGTGTGGGTCATCGTCGGGCTGCTGATGGGCCATGCGCAGGCGATGACGGGGCAGGCGATCGGCTTCCTGGTGATCGATCGGCTCGATCTGCCCCCGGTGGAGGCACTGCAACCGACCGGCTTGGTGCTGATGATGGGCGCCGGTGCCGCGCTGCTCGTGCAATGGGGACTGATCCCGCTGCTCGACCTGAAGCCGCGCGCGCTGGTGCAGATCGGGCTGGTCGTCGCCGCCATCGGCTGTGCATGGACGGGATTGGCGACATCGCTCTACGGCATCGCGACCGGCTTTGCGCTGTCGGCGATGGGCTTCGGCTTCGTCCGGCCGGGGTATACCGCGGGATCGTCGCTGGCGGTCGGACCCGAGGCGCAGGGGGCGGTCGCAGGCAAGATTACTTCCGTCAACGGCGCCTCGTTCGTGCTCGGCCCCTCGATCGGGGTCGGCCTGTACGAACTTGCGCGGCCACTGCCCTATCTGGCTGCAGCGGCCGCGCTCGTCCTGCTTTTCGGCTATGCGCTGATCAGTCTGCGCCCTTCGGCCCGCGACCTTTGAGCGTGCCCGGCGAAATGAAGCCGAGCGGCTGGATCGCCACCGCATCCTGCTTCAACCGCGCCGACATCGCGCGATAGTCCTCCTCCATCTCCGGCGTCACCGACGCGCGCGATTCGCCGAGCGCCTTTTCGAAGTCGGCCATCGTGACATGCGCGGCCGAGAGCGATCGGCGAATCGCGATCAGACCGGCCCGGCGGACGACATCCTCCAGGTCCGCACCGGTGAAGTGATCGGTCCGGCGCGCGATCTCGCCGAGGTCGACGTCGCCATCGAGCGGCATCTTTTCGGTCTGAATGCGCAGGATTCTCTCGCGACCGCCCACATCGGGCACGCCGACATAGATCAGTTCGTCGAACCGCCCCGGACGCAGCAACGCGGGATCGATCAGGTTCGGGCGGTTGGTCGCGCCGATCAGCACGACCGACTGGAGCTCCTCCAGCCCATCCATCTCGGCGAGGATGGTATTCACCACCCGCTCGGTCACCTGCGGCTCGCCAAGACCGCCACCGCGGGCCGGTACCAGCGAATCGAGTTCGTCGATGAACACGATGCAGGGGGCCACCTGGCGAGCGCGGGCGAACAGGCGGGCGATCTGCTGTTCGCTCTCGCCATACCATTTGCTGAGCAGGTCGGACGACTTGGCGGCGATGAAGTTCGCCTCCGCCTCCCGCGCGACGGCTTTCGCCAGCAATGTCTTGCCGGTGCCCGGCGGGCCGTAGAGCAGGAACCCCTTGGCCGGACGGATGCCCAGACGCCGGAAGGCATCGGGATCCTTCAGCGGCAGTTCGACACCTTCCTTCAGCCGTTCCTGCGCGTCGTCGAGACCGCCGACGTCGTCCCACCGGACGGTCGGCGCCTGGACCATGACTTCGCGCATCGCCGACGGCTGGACGCGCTTCAGCGCCTCTACGAAGTCGTCTCGGCTGACCGACAGCGTGTCGAGCACGTCGGCCGGGATGCTGCGATCCTCGAGGTTCAGCCGCGGCATGATGCGGCGCACCGCCTCGATTGCGGCCTCGCGCACCAGTGCGGCCATGTCCGCCCCGACGAAGCCGTGGGTGGTGCGCGCGAGTTCGTCCAAATCGACGCCTTCGCCCAGCGGCATGCCGCGGGTGTGGATGCCCAGGATTTCGCGACGCCCGCGCTGATCCGGTACGCCGATGACGATCTCGCGATCGAACCGACCCGGCCGGCGTAGCGCCTCGTCGATCGCCTCGGGACGATTCGTCGCCGCGATGATGACGATGTTCGCGCGCGCCTCCAGCCCGTCCATGACGGTCAGCAGCTGGGCGACAAGGCGCTTCTCGGCCTCGCCCTGCACGCGGTCACGCTTCGGCGCGATCGAATCGATCTCGTCGATGAACACGATCGACGGTGCGTTGGCGCTCGCTTCCTCGAACACCTCGCGCAGCTTCTTTTCCGATTCGCCGTACGCCGATCCCATGATCTCGGGGCCGTTGATCAGGAAGAAATTGGCGTCCGATTCGTTGGCGACCGCGCGGGCGAGGCGGGTCTTGCCGGTGCCGGGCGGGCCATGGAGCAATACCCCCTTGGGCGGATCGACGCCCAGACGCTGGAACAGTTCGGGATAGCGTAAGGGAAGTTCGACCATTTCGCGCAGCTGGTCGATCGTGCCCGCCATGCCGCCCAAGTCGTCATAGGTCACGTCGGCGCGACGCGATTCCTTGGGCTCTTCGTAATCGGCGCGTAGCTCGATCTCGGTGTTCTCGTCGACATGGACGATGCCCTTCGGCACCGTCGACACCACGCCCATACGGATTTCCTGGAGCGCATAGGCCGGTGCATTGAGCATCTGCGCGATGTTGGGGGGCAAATCGCCCCCGGCGACCCGCTGCTGGCCAACGGTTGCGACGGTATCGCCGGCGCACAGCGGGCGTCCGATGAAGCTGCGCTTCAACGCGGCGGGGTGGCCCTGGAGCCGAACGTTTTTTGCTGCAGGTGCGAAGACGACGCGTGTTGCGGGCTTCGATTCGCCCCTACGGATTTCGACGAAATCGCCCGATCCCACCCCTGCGTTAGCGCGCTGGAGGCCGTCGATGCGCAAGATTTCGAGACCTTCGTCCTCCGCATAGGGCAGCACGGCCCGCGCCGGTGTCGTGCGCTTGCCGACAATCTCGATCACGTCGCCCTGCGTGACGCCCAGCGCCGCCATCAGCGTTCGCGGGATATGCGCCAGGCCGCGCCCGGAATCTTCGGGCCGCGCATTCGCCACCTGAAGCTTGCGGGTCGGTGTCTCGTCGTCGGCCATGCGGCCCCTCCCTGTCGTTGCCTGAACTTCGGAAAGCGCGCGACATAGGAAGCCGGTTCCGGCTGCGCGAGGGGGGCGACCGCCGATGTTCACATCACTGTCGCGAAACCGGGATAGACCGGTGGTTGACGCAGGCCAAAAAAAAAGGCCGATCCAAGGGGACCGGCCGGAAAGTTTTAGGAGAGGATGCCTGAAAGGCCCGCCCTATGTGCGCCGCAACAGGTCGTTGTGCAAGTGCGAAAGAAAACGAGTGACTTGCAATTTTTGCAACTGTGATACCGGTTGCATTGCAGTTTTGACAAACGGAGTTGTTGCGATGCACAATTCGCCCAATGCGTAGGCTGCCGCCCCTCACTGCGATCGAGGCGTTCGTCCAAGTCGCGCGGCTGGGCTCGATCAAGGCCGCGGCCGAAGAGCTGGCGTTGTCGTCGCCAGCGCTCAGCCGTCGGGTGCAGGCGCTGGAACGGTTCATCGGCAAACCGTTATTCGAGCGGCGGCACCAGGCGCTCAAGCTCAATCCCGACGGCGAACGCCTGCTTCAGGGCATCGCGCCTGCGCTCGACACCATGTCCGATGCGGTCGAAGCGATGACGAGCGGTGTCGAACTGTTACGCCTGCGGCTGGGCGTGTTGCCGCTGTTCGCCACACAGCGCCTGCTGCCGCGGCTGGGCGAGCTGAAGCGGCGGCATCCCGAGCTGCATCTGGACGTCGATACCGGGGGGCATGGCACCACGCGGCTGGGTGACGGGCTGGACGCTGCGATCGTCATTGCGCGCGAAATCGATCCGATGCTCTATGCCCGCCGACTCGACCACAACCGCGTCTACGTGATCGGCCACCGCTCGCTGATCGAGGGACCGAACCCAGTCACCAATCCCGAACAGTTGAGCCGGCTGACGGTCCTGCTCCACCGCGACATGCCCGAAACCTTCAGCGAATGGCGCGCGGCCGCCGGCTTTCCGGGGCTGGAGCCGTTGGCGTTCGATTATTTCGATTCTGGCTCGCTGATGCTGGAGGCGGCAGCGCAGGGGCTGGGCGTCGCGTTCATGCTCGAATCGCATTACGAGGCGGCGCATGATAGCCGCCTGGTCCAGCTGTTCGGCATCACCGTCGAAAGCGACTACAGCTACTGGTTCGTCTGCCGCCCGCGCGCACTCCAGACACGGCCGGTCCGGCTGTTTCACGACTGGCTGGTCGAAACCGTGGCCGCGGATTGACCAGCCACTCAGCGGCCAGGATCACGCTATTCCTACCCTACAAGGGGAGGGCCATGCGAAACATGGTGGCGGGGTGTCGCCGCGTGCGGTGTCGACCGCAGCTAACCCACCGGGACACCCTGCGTCAGGCCTTCGACCTGCCACCTCCCCTTGCCGGGGAGGAATGGTCATTTTCGGAGGGCAGCTGCGTCAGGCCGCGGGGTCTTCGGCATCCAGACCATAGGCCGTGTGCAGCACGCGGACGGCGAGTTCGGTCTCGTCTTCGTGAATCAGCACCGACACCTTGATCTCCGACGTGGTGATCGCCTGGATGTTGATGCCGCGCTCGCCCAGCGTCGTGAACATCTTGGAAGCGACGCCCGCATGGCTGCGCATGCCGACGCCGACGACGGAGATCTTGGCGACGCGGGTATCATGGACCAGCGACTCATAGCCGATGTCGACCTTCGCCCGGCCCAGCACGTCCAGGCTGCGTGCCAGATCGGACGACGGCACGGTGAAGGTCACGTCGGTCGATCCGGTCGAATGCGCGATATTCTGCACGATCATGTCGACGTTGATGTTCGCATCGGCCAACGGTGCGAAGACGCTGGCGACCGCACCCGGCTTGTCGGGGACCGAGGTCAGCGTGATCTTCGCCTCGTTCTTGTCGTGGGCGATGCCGGTGATGAGCTGGCGTTCCATGGCTTCCACTTCCTCTTCGCCGACGATCATCGTCCCCGGCAGCGTGTCGGCGGCGGGGGCGTCGTCGTCGACGAACGACGACAGCACCTGCACGCGGACGTTTTCCTTCATCGCGAGGCCCACCGAGCGCGTCTGCAGCACCTTGGCCCCGACGCTGGCGAGCTCGAGCATTTCTTCGTACGTGACGCGCTTCAGCTTGCGCGCGCGCGGAACGATGCGGGGATCGGTCGTATAGACCCCGTCGACGTCGGTGTAGATGTCGCAACGGTCCGCCTTCAGCGCCGCCGCCATCGCGACCGCGGACGTGTCGGAGCCGCCGCGGCCGAGGGTCGTCACCCGCTCGCCTGCCGCCAAGCCCTGGAAGCCGGGGATGACCGCGACCTCGCGGTTGGCCATCGCGCCGAGCACGCCCGTCGTCTCGATTTCGCCGATGCGGGCCGAGGCATGACCGTCGGAGGTGCGGATCGGCAGCTGCCAGCCGAGCCAGCTGCGCGCGGGCACGCCGATCGCCTGAAGCGCAATCGCGAGCAGGCCCGAGGTGACCTGCTCCCCGCTGGAGACCACCACGTCATATTCGCGTGCGTCGTACAGGGGCGAGGCTTCGCGGCAGAAACCGACCAGTCGATCGGTCTCACCCGACATGGCAGAGACGACCACCGCGACCTCGTTGCCCGCAGCCCATTCGCGCTTCACGCGGTTGGCGACCGAACGGATGCGTTCGATGCCCGCCATCGACGTGCCGCCGAACTTCATCACGATCCGTGCCATGCTATACGCCCGATCTGCCCCTTGGACCCCAGAGTGCGCGCCTGATAGGAGTGCGGCATGACCGACGCAACCGTAACAACCGCGACCATATCCGACGGCATCGACGCGCGCGAGGCCGCGCATTTCGGCAAGTTGGCCGCCGACTGGTGGAATCCTGCGGGCAGTTCGGCGATGCTCCACCGGCTGAACCCCCCGCGCCTGGCCTATCTGCGGGAGCGGGTGGACGCGCATTGGGACGGCGACAGCGCGAGCTTCACGCCACTAAAGGGCAAGCGCGCACTCGACATGGGGTGCGGGGCGGGGTTGCTGAGCGAACCGCTCGCCCGGCTGGGTGCCCAGGTGACTGCGGTCGATGCGGCGCCCGAGAATATCGGCGCCGCGCGGGCGCACGCCTCGGCGGTCGGGCTTGCGATCGACTACCGCGTCGGCACGACGGACGCGGTGGCGGGCGAGACGTTCGACCTGATCGTCAGCTTCGAAGTGATCGAGCATGTCCCCGATCCGGCCGCCTTCGTGTCGGCCCTTGCGGGCAATCTGGCGACCGGCGGCCTGCTGCTGCTCTCGACCCCCAACCGTACGCCGCTGTCGAAGCTGGCGATGATCACCATCGCCGAGGGGATCGGGCAGATCCCCAAGGGAACGCACGATTGGGAGAAGTTCCTGACGCCCGAGGATCTGGGCGGGCTGCTGTCGCGCGCGGGCCTGAGGGTCGTCGATACGCGGGGTCTGTCGTTCTCGCCAGCTGCGGGCTTTCACCTCAGCGACAATGTCGCGCTCGACTATTTCATCGCGGCGGTCGCCGCCTGACGCCGCGCCAGGCGATGATGGCGGCCAGCGCGAGGACCGCGACGTCGGCGGCGCCCGTCCTGCGCGACGACGCGACCGGGGGCGGCGCGGGGCTCGGGATCGCGGGCGTCCCGGCGGCAGCCTCGCCTGCGACCTGCCGTTCCAGCTCGGCGTTCAACTCGGCGCCGAGCAGGAAGACATAGGCGCTGAGCCATAGCCAGGTCAGCAGCACGATCACCGCCGACAACGATCCATAAGTCGCGCCGTAATTGCCGAAATTGGCGGCATAGAGGCCAAAGGCCGATGTGCCGGCGAGCCACAGCGCGGTCGCCCCGATCGATCCGGGCGATAGCCATACGAAGTGCGGCTGCCGCTGGGCGGGCCCGACGTAGAACAACAGTGCGGCCGCGGACATGACGAGGGCGGCGAGCAGGATATAGCCGCCCAGGCGGATGAGGATCAGTACCGCCTCCGGCGCGCCCGGGATCAGACTTTCAAGAAAGCCGATCATCGCGGTTGCCAGGATGGCAAGGAAGATCAGCGTCACACCCCCCAGAACGACACCGAAGTACAGCAGGTTCAAACGCACCAACCCGCGCGTTTCGCGGACGTCGTTGGCGACGTTCAGCCCCGCGATCACGGCGGACGCCCCCTTGGTCGCGCCGTATAGCGCGATGACCAGCGCGAGCGCGAGGCCCAGGCCCTGCTTGCCCTTCGACGATTCGACGACGGTCAGCAGCTGGTCCGTCACCACCGACGCCGCCTCGCGCGGAAGCACGCTGAAGATCGCGGTGATGTTTCGCTGAACCGTCTCCCCTTCGGCGAACAATCCGTAGCTCAGCACGACCGAGGCAAGCAGCGGGACGATCGCGGAGAAGGCATAGAAGGCCACGCCGGCCGCGATGATCGCGACATTGTTGTCGCCGGTGCGGGTCCAGGTCCGCTTGAGGATCGCCAGCCAGCCTTCCTTCGGCACCGCGAAGGGCGAGCGGGCGTCGATGCCCGCGGTATCGTCGGCATGGATCATCGCAGCCCCTTTCACATCCTCAACCGACGACTGGCGTATTCGTGCCCGCCGAACCATCCAAGCTGGATCAACGGGTCAGAATAGCCGTCCACCGTTCGGCACCGGCACGGTCGGGGTGACCAGCACGACCTTCCCATCGGCATCGGGAAAGCCGAGCGTCAGCACTTCACTCATCACCGGGCCGATCTGGCGTGGCGGAAAGTTGACGACGGCGGCGACCTGTCGCCCGACCAGGTCGTCGAGCGAATAATGCTCGGTGATCTGTGCCGACGACGTCTTGGTGCCGATCGTCGCGCCGAAATCGATCGTCAGCCGGTAGGCGGGCTTGCGCGCCTCCGGGAAGGGCCGCGCCTCGACGATCGTGCCGATTCGAATGTCGACGGCCAGGAACTGGTCGAAGCCGATCTGCGGGGCCGCGGGCGCGCTGCTATCGTGGGTCATGTGCATGGCGCCGCTCTGTTGCCATGCGCGCGCCCGATCGCCTACCCCTCGCCCATGGCCGACATCCGCCTTCACCCCAGCTGGCGCGAACCCCTGCAGCGCGAATTCGATCAGCCCTACATGGCCGAGCTTCAGCGGTTTCTCGCAGACGAACGGGCAGCGGGGGCGACGGTCTTTCCACCGGAATCCGACTGGTTTGCCGCGCTCGACCTCACGCCGCGCGACAAGGTGCGCGTCGTGATCCTGGGGCAGGACCCGTATCATGGGCAGGGGC
The nucleotide sequence above comes from Roseomonas aeriglobus. Encoded proteins:
- a CDS encoding type III polyketide synthase codes for the protein MSTASTRRWNGGTCRQPSSGGRGRTDRTSATAHLAAIGTAVPDHDIHQAFIDWAARRLTDPRTTAVFARMAARSGIEHRWSVLPPTDTGGSPVAADGFYADAVLPGTAARMAIYADAAPALALQAVADLSRRADLTGITHLVVASCTGFVAPGIDQRIARALGLDSSVERLLVGFMGCYAAVTALRSARHIVRSEPDARVLVVTVELSTLHLQAVDAVEPLLAMLQFGDGAAAALVTADPGGLALDAPFATTLPDSDALIRWDITDRGFAMHLSGEVPARIAAGLADPDFASAATGGRDPATIDAWAVHAGGRSILDAVAHAFALPEAALADSRAVLRDNGNMSSATLMFALARMIGRPIDRGVALAFGPGLAAEGLGFHSA
- a CDS encoding methyltransferase domain-containing protein; this encodes MNSSATTAAQLRKRHAGRPSPWGMFFRGFLKHPVMVGSVMPSSDRLIARMLGPVDWANCKVFVEYGPGVGTFCGHILDRLAPDAQLIAIDTNPDFVGYLRDGIRDSRFSAVHGSAADVGQIVADHGAESADFVLSGLPFSTLPPGVGDTIAEATQRVIRPGGAFLVYQFNPRVKNFLTPHFDRIDQAMEWWNVPPAQLWWAWKD
- a CDS encoding MFS transporter translates to MSVRPARLDRTFGLMFAVMLVLAAGNTALQSVLPALGRSLRVADGAVAAAFSVSALAWVVCAPLWANRSDRYGRRAMVLLGLAGFTASLGLCGLFLMAGINGWIGGTAAFAAFVAGRMLYGIFGSAAPPAVQAIVAGRTTREERTRALALLASAFGLGTILGPAIAPYLVIRQVGRIEIGLAGPAFFAVLIGAGMLAAVATMLPRDSLGGHGAASAYPSIGGQSTGASVTAATSAAGERVGYFDPRIRVWVIVGLLMGHAQAMTGQAIGFLVIDRLDLPPVEALQPTGLVLMMGAGAALLVQWGLIPLLDLKPRALVQIGLVVAAIGCAWTGLATSLYGIATGFALSAMGFGFVRPGYTAGSSLAVGPEAQGAVAGKITSVNGASFVLGPSIGVGLYELARPLPYLAAAAALVLLFGYALISLRPSARDL
- a CDS encoding CDC48 family AAA ATPase, which codes for MADDETPTRKLQVANARPEDSGRGLAHIPRTLMAALGVTQGDVIEIVGKRTTPARAVLPYAEDEGLEILRIDGLQRANAGVGSGDFVEIRRGESKPATRVVFAPAAKNVRLQGHPAALKRSFIGRPLCAGDTVATVGQQRVAGGDLPPNIAQMLNAPAYALQEIRMGVVSTVPKGIVHVDENTEIELRADYEEPKESRRADVTYDDLGGMAGTIDQLREMVELPLRYPELFQRLGVDPPKGVLLHGPPGTGKTRLARAVANESDANFFLINGPEIMGSAYGESEKKLREVFEEASANAPSIVFIDEIDSIAPKRDRVQGEAEKRLVAQLLTVMDGLEARANIVIIAATNRPEAIDEALRRPGRFDREIVIGVPDQRGRREILGIHTRGMPLGEGVDLDELARTTHGFVGADMAALVREAAIEAVRRIMPRLNLEDRSIPADVLDTLSVSRDDFVEALKRVQPSAMREVMVQAPTVRWDDVGGLDDAQERLKEGVELPLKDPDAFRRLGIRPAKGFLLYGPPGTGKTLLAKAVAREAEANFIAAKSSDLLSKWYGESEQQIARLFARARQVAPCIVFIDELDSLVPARGGGLGEPQVTERVVNTILAEMDGLEELQSVVLIGATNRPNLIDPALLRPGRFDELIYVGVPDVGGRERILRIQTEKMPLDGDVDLGEIARRTDHFTGADLEDVVRRAGLIAIRRSLSAAHVTMADFEKALGESRASVTPEMEEDYRAMSARLKQDAVAIQPLGFISPGTLKGRGPKGAD
- a CDS encoding LysR family transcriptional regulator, with the protein product MRRLPPLTAIEAFVQVARLGSIKAAAEELALSSPALSRRVQALERFIGKPLFERRHQALKLNPDGERLLQGIAPALDTMSDAVEAMTSGVELLRLRLGVLPLFATQRLLPRLGELKRRHPELHLDVDTGGHGTTRLGDGLDAAIVIAREIDPMLYARRLDHNRVYVIGHRSLIEGPNPVTNPEQLSRLTVLLHRDMPETFSEWRAAAGFPGLEPLAFDYFDSGSLMLEAAAQGLGVAFMLESHYEAAHDSRLVQLFGITVESDYSYWFVCRPRALQTRPVRLFHDWLVETVAAD
- a CDS encoding aspartate kinase — its product is MARIVMKFGGTSMAGIERIRSVANRVKREWAAGNEVAVVVSAMSGETDRLVGFCREASPLYDAREYDVVVSSGEQVTSGLLAIALQAIGVPARSWLGWQLPIRTSDGHASARIGEIETTGVLGAMANREVAVIPGFQGLAAGERVTTLGRGGSDTSAVAMAAALKADRCDIYTDVDGVYTTDPRIVPRARKLKRVTYEEMLELASVGAKVLQTRSVGLAMKENVRVQVLSSFVDDDAPAADTLPGTMIVGEEEVEAMERQLITGIAHDKNEAKITLTSVPDKPGAVASVFAPLADANINVDMIVQNIAHSTGSTDVTFTVPSSDLARSLDVLGRAKVDIGYESLVHDTRVAKISVVGVGMRSHAGVASKMFTTLGERGINIQAITTSEIKVSVLIHEDETELAVRVLHTAYGLDAEDPAA
- the ubiG gene encoding bifunctional 2-polyprenyl-6-hydroxyphenol methylase/3-demethylubiquinol 3-O-methyltransferase UbiG, with amino-acid sequence MTDATVTTATISDGIDAREAAHFGKLAADWWNPAGSSAMLHRLNPPRLAYLRERVDAHWDGDSASFTPLKGKRALDMGCGAGLLSEPLARLGAQVTAVDAAPENIGAARAHASAVGLAIDYRVGTTDAVAGETFDLIVSFEVIEHVPDPAAFVSALAGNLATGGLLLLSTPNRTPLSKLAMITIAEGIGQIPKGTHDWEKFLTPEDLGGLLSRAGLRVVDTRGLSFSPAAGFHLSDNVALDYFIAAVAA
- a CDS encoding YihY/virulence factor BrkB family protein, whose amino-acid sequence is MIHADDTAGIDARSPFAVPKEGWLAILKRTWTRTGDNNVAIIAAGVAFYAFSAIVPLLASVVLSYGLFAEGETVQRNITAIFSVLPREAASVVTDQLLTVVESSKGKQGLGLALALVIALYGATKGASAVIAGLNVANDVRETRGLVRLNLLYFGVVLGGVTLIFLAILATAMIGFLESLIPGAPEAVLILIRLGGYILLAALVMSAAALLFYVGPAQRQPHFVWLSPGSIGATALWLAGTSAFGLYAANFGNYGATYGSLSAVIVLLTWLWLSAYVFLLGAELNAELERQVAGEAAAGTPAIPSPAPPPVASSRRTGAADVAVLALAAIIAWRGVRRRPPR
- a CDS encoding tRNA-binding protein; translated protein: MHMTHDSSAPAAPQIGFDQFLAVDIRIGTIVEARPFPEARKPAYRLTIDFGATIGTKTSSAQITEHYSLDDLVGRQVAAVVNFPPRQIGPVMSEVLTLGFPDADGKVVLVTPTVPVPNGGRLF